Proteins found in one Arachis stenosperma cultivar V10309 chromosome 8, arast.V10309.gnm1.PFL2, whole genome shotgun sequence genomic segment:
- the LOC130946949 gene encoding probable aminotransferase TAT2, with protein MEKWKFQGNQGLKSLAVSVSGAFNVLMQSISKEKEVVHLCRVDPTDNPLFSVDPVAAHAVSTAVHSGNFNCYPPTFGLPQARRAIGEYLSRDLPNKLSAEDIYVTDGATQAIDIILPVFATPGANILLPRPGYPQYETRATLCGLEVRHFDLLPNSSWEVDIDSLEALADDKTMAMVLVSPSNPCGNVFTYQHLKRVAETARKLGMFVISDEVYAHIAFGCNPFVPMGVFSSIVPVITLGSISKRWILPGWRFGWIATCDPHRIFQKSGIAANIESYMEITNDPPTFMQAAIPEILERTNDEFYSKNLDITREAANALYERFKEIPSLICPHKPDGAMAVMVQINLSQIDGIADDVDFCVKLAKEESLLILPGVIVGLKNWLRVSFGLERSAIEEGLNRLKAFCLRHAKMSQQISA; from the exons ATGGAGAAGTGGAAGTTCCAAGGGAACCAAGGGCTGAAGAGTTTGGCGGTTTCAGTGAGTGGCGCGTTCAACGTGCTCATGCAGAGCATCAGCAAGGAGAAAGAGGTGGTTCATCTTTGTCGTGTTGACCCTACGGATAACCCTTTGTTTAGTGTAGATCCTGTGGCTGCTCATGCTGTCTCTACCGCCGTTCACTCTGGCAACTTCAACTGTTACCCTCCCACCTTTGGCCTACCTCAAGCTAGAAG GGCTATTGGAGAATATCTGTCTAGAGATCTTCCAAACAAGCTATCAGCAGAAGATATATATGTTACAGATGGTGCCACACAAGCCATAGATATAATCTTACCAGTATTTGCAACTCCAGGGGCTAACATTCTCCTTCCAAGACCAGGCTATCCTCAATATGAAACTCGTGCTACTTTGTGCGGCCTTGAAGTCCGCCACTTTGATCTCTTGCCTAACAGTTCCTGGGAGGTAGACATTGATTCCCTTGAAGCTCTAGCAGATGACAAAACTATGGCCATGGTTCTCGTTAGTCCTAGCAATCCTTGTGGGAATGTCTTCACCTACCAACATTTAAAGAGG GTTGCAGAGACTGCAAGGAAACTGGGGATGTTTGTAATATCTGATGAAGTTTATGCCCATATAGCTTTTGGGTGCAATCCATTTGTGCCTATGGGAGTATTTTCGTCAATAGTTCCCGTGATTACACTTGGCTCTATATCTAAAAGATGGATTCTTCCTGGTTGGAGATTTGGTTGGATAGCCACTTGTGATCCCCATCGAATTTTCCAAAAATCGGGG ATTGCGGCAAATATCGAGAGCTATATGGAGATTACTAATGACCCTCCAACTTTCATGCAG GCAGCAATTCCTGAAATACTTGAGAGAACAAACGAtgaattttattcaaaaaatctTGATATAACGAGGGAGGCTGCAAACGCACTCTATGAAAGATTTAAGGAGATCCCTTCCTTGATATGTCCTCATAAACCAGATGGAGCCATGGCTGTGATG GTGCAGATAAACTTGTCACAAATTGACGGCATTGCTGATGATGTGGACTTCTGTGTCAAGCTGGCCAAAGAGGAATCACTACTTATTCTTCCTG gTGTTATTGTTGGACTGAAGAACTGGCTTCGGGTTAGTTTCGGTTTGGAGCGTTCTGCAATTGAAGAAGGCCTTAACAGATTAAAAGCATTCTGCCTTAGGCATGCCAAGATGTCTCAGCAAATTAGTGCGTGA
- the LOC130945868 gene encoding verprolin-like: MEEEVVNVEAESLKQRKSFEAKKCSSQSTKIPTTMVPQSNKQTSQPNRPTLQPKSQPNKPTMKTNSEPNKPKMKPISQPNKPVHMPMKAKSQPKKTTSQPMKPDPQTKKTSYQAKSVPPQSNASSQAAKNSQGNKNKQSSSGCILTRSGRQVKEAPLQEDDSDSHDSYESVEDELYRLPKVVGDNLYSSDSDSDSGNRKRSEKRDSKSEVREKHKPPKARLGDKEIDTDDSNYEG, translated from the coding sequence ATGGAGGAGGAAGTAGTGAATGTGGAAGCAGAAAGCTTGAAACAGAGGAAGTCTTTCGAAGCTAAGAAGTGCAGTTCTCAATCTACCAAGATACCTACAACAATGGTTCCTCAGTCCAATAAGCAAACCTCTCAGCCCAACAGACCAACCTTACAGCCCAAGTCACAGCCCAACAAACCAACAATGAAGACCAATTCTGAGCCCAACAAACCAAAGATGAAGCCCATTTCTCAGCCCAATAAACCAGTTCATATGCCTATGAAGGCAAAATCTCAACCCAAAAAAACAACATCTCAGCCCATGAAGCCTGACCCTCAGACCAAGAAGACCAGCTATCAGGCCAAATCAGTCCCACCTCAATCAAATGCATCATCACAAGCAGCTAAAAACTCACAAGGGAATAAGAATAAACAAAGTAGCAGTGGCTGCATACTCACAAGATCTGGAAGACAAGTAAAAGAAGCTCCCCTCCAGGAAGATGACAGTGACTCTCATGACTCTTATGAAAGTGTTGAAGATGAACTGTACAGGCTTCCCAAAGTTGTAGGAGACAACCTGTATAGTAGTGACAGTGATAGTGACTCTGGTAAcagaaaaagaagtgaaaaaAGGGACAGCAAGTCTGAAGTCAGAGAGAAGCACAAGCCCCCTAAGGCCAGATTAGGTGATAAAGAAATAGACACTGATGACTCTAACTATGAGggttga
- the LOC130945869 gene encoding uncharacterized protein LOC130945869 has translation MVNLALMEKTHLMKILFLLVSAGESNNGEYSVYYPWSFNNRGQLGLRDRENRAHLEVVKTFDEETLWTIYDISCGATHTTLLIRKKKSTELESKCWTFGLGNNGQFGHRTTQSALFSTPVQNLPQDIYLIGIDCDLFHTSVVSSSGDVWSWGMEKGLGLCLDAARGSSYSRDALSPLRKLCTPYQPKFSDLFQVACGAAHTVVVARMDIMCGLGVGGDVEFLEPITYWIVIPPPRCGSLQRQKIQRKRNQRAPKPSKNRTQPTTAPMENLPTFVTVCVLNPATMRTSSTRAT, from the exons ATGGTCAACTTGGCACTGATGGAGAAGACACACTTGATGAAAATTCTCTTTT TATTGGTTAGTGCCGGAGAATCAAACAATGGTGAATATTCGGTTTATTACCCTTGGAGTTTTAACAACCGTGGCCAGTTAGGATTGAGGGATAGGGAGAACAGGGCACATCTAGAAGTTGTGAAAACATTTGATGAGGAGACCCTTTGGACAATTTATGACATATCATGTGGTGCTACTCACACTACCTTGCTCATTCGCAAAAAGAAATCTACCGAGTTAGAAAGCAAGTGTTGGACTTTTGGCCTTGGGAATAATGGCCAATTCGGACATAGAACAACACAAAGCGCATTATTTTCTACACCTGTTCAAAACTTGCCGCAAGATATATATCTTATTGGTATCGATTGCGACTTGTTTCATACAAGTGTGGTTTCCTCATCAGGGGATGTGTGGTCATGGGGAATGGAGAAGGGTCTTGGCTTATGCCTTGATGCTGCTCGTGGTTCATCATATTCTCGTGATGCCCTCTCACCCTTGCGTAAATTGTGTACTCCATACCAACCTAAATTTTCAGATCTGTTTCAAGTTGCATGTGGAGCTGCACATACTGTTGTTGTTGCGCGGATGGATATAATGTGTGGTCTTGGGGTAGGGGGAGATGTGGAGTTCTTGGAACCGATAACGTATTGGATTGTTATACCCCCACCAAGGTGCGGTAGCCTCCAGCGACAGAAGATTCAGAGGAAGAGGAATCAAAGAGCTCCCAAACCATCGAAGAATAGGACGCAACCCACAACTGCACCAATGGAGAACCTTCCCACCTTTGTTACGGTATGCGTTCTTAACCCAGCCACCATGCGAACAAGCTCTACTAGAGCTACCTGA